A stretch of Syntrophaceae bacterium DNA encodes these proteins:
- a CDS encoding acyl-CoA dehydrogenase gives MDYELSEELKMLKEMAYKFAVAEFTPISKECDEHEKYTPEIRKKAAENGLVGSWIPEQYGGANAGMLGNAIITEELSKVDMGIGLNVVAACFGCESIFQYGNEELKQKYLPPVCAGDWVSAGGYTEPNAGTDASGYKTRAVKDGTDYVINGNKMFITNGTVADFMVTACITNPDEKKHNSFSLIVVPMTTPGITRNKIKGKLGIRASDTAEIALEDVRVPQANLIGKEGKGFIQLMHFFDTTRVMVSAQGLGLSEACLETSVKYVKERTAFGTPIGNYQLTQKKLTEMVIQIEALRGLVYKSAWLIDQGTPDYTLAAMAKFYSGQTAVFCANAGVELHGGYGYIDEYSVQKWYRDAKILELYEGTKEAEIMTIGRYLQTR, from the coding sequence ATGGATTACGAGCTTTCCGAAGAATTGAAGATGTTGAAGGAGATGGCGTACAAGTTTGCGGTGGCGGAGTTTACGCCGATTTCGAAGGAGTGCGACGAGCACGAGAAATACACGCCGGAGATCCGGAAGAAGGCGGCGGAGAACGGGCTGGTGGGATCGTGGATTCCGGAGCAGTACGGCGGGGCGAATGCGGGGATGCTGGGGAACGCGATCATCACGGAAGAGCTGTCCAAGGTGGACATGGGAATCGGGCTGAACGTGGTGGCTGCATGCTTCGGCTGCGAGTCGATCTTCCAGTATGGAAACGAGGAGCTGAAGCAGAAGTACCTGCCGCCGGTCTGCGCGGGCGACTGGGTGAGCGCGGGCGGTTACACGGAGCCGAACGCGGGGACGGATGCATCGGGCTACAAAACGCGAGCGGTGAAGGACGGAACGGACTACGTGATCAACGGGAACAAGATGTTCATCACGAACGGGACGGTGGCGGACTTCATGGTGACGGCATGCATCACGAACCCGGACGAGAAGAAGCACAACAGTTTCAGCCTGATCGTGGTTCCGATGACGACGCCGGGGATCACGCGGAACAAGATTAAGGGGAAGCTGGGGATCCGGGCGAGCGACACGGCGGAGATCGCACTGGAGGACGTTCGTGTTCCGCAGGCGAACCTGATCGGGAAGGAAGGGAAGGGGTTCATCCAGCTGATGCACTTCTTCGATACGACGCGGGTGATGGTTTCGGCGCAGGGTCTGGGTTTATCGGAGGCGTGCCTGGAGACGTCGGTGAAATATGTCAAGGAGCGTACGGCGTTCGGGACACCGATCGGGAACTACCAGCTGACGCAGAAGAAGCTGACGGAGATGGTGATTCAGATTGAGGCGCTGCGCGGATTGGTGTACAAATCGGCGTGGCTGATCGACCAGGGAACTCCGGACTACACGCTGGCGGCGATGGCGAAGTTCTACAGCGGTCAGACGGCGGTGTTCTGTGCGAATGCAGGCGTCGAGCTTCACGGAGGATATGGGTACATCGACGAGTACTCGGTGCAGAAGTGGTACCGGGACGCGAAGATCCTGGAGCTGTACGAGGGGACGAAGGAAGCGGAGATCATGACCATCGGTCGGTATCTCCAGACGAGATAG
- a CDS encoding nitronate monooxygenase — translation MKTKITELFGIQYPILLSGMSWISTPKMVAAVSNAGGLGILATGALGVEETRKAIREIRTLTDKPFGANASLLFPGAMENAKILLEEKVPVINFALGKGDWIVKRAHEYGGKVIATVVNARHALRAQDYGSDGVIATGNEAAAHGEEVTSLVLVPSLADVLKIPVIAAGGFADGRGLAAALALGAEGIAMGTRLMNTKESPLHANFKKLSIEKDVYDTVFSKRIDGIYCRVLDTDAARQQAKKGLDWVSAFFSSQDIARQIKVPFFKLFLGVLASGYGNAKQLAYMANAFRFFKAATEDGDVEKGILPIGQNTGLIHDEPTVAELFERMVAEAKAVQEKMARQVA, via the coding sequence GTGAAGACGAAGATTACGGAGCTTTTTGGAATTCAGTATCCTATCCTGCTGTCCGGCATGAGCTGGATCAGTACGCCGAAGATGGTGGCGGCCGTTTCCAACGCCGGAGGGCTTGGCATCCTGGCCACCGGAGCGCTGGGGGTGGAAGAGACTCGGAAGGCCATCCGGGAGATCCGGACACTGACGGACAAACCCTTCGGGGCGAACGCATCCCTGCTGTTTCCGGGGGCGATGGAAAACGCCAAGATTCTTCTGGAGGAGAAAGTCCCGGTCATCAATTTTGCCCTTGGAAAGGGAGACTGGATCGTCAAGCGCGCCCATGAATACGGCGGCAAGGTGATCGCCACGGTGGTCAACGCACGCCACGCCCTGCGGGCGCAGGACTATGGATCCGACGGTGTGATCGCAACGGGGAACGAAGCGGCCGCCCACGGGGAGGAAGTCACGTCACTGGTCCTGGTGCCGAGCCTGGCGGATGTTCTGAAGATTCCCGTCATCGCAGCCGGAGGGTTTGCCGACGGAAGAGGATTGGCCGCCGCCCTGGCACTGGGAGCCGAGGGGATCGCCATGGGCACGCGATTGATGAATACGAAGGAAAGCCCGCTCCATGCGAATTTCAAAAAGCTGTCCATCGAGAAGGACGTCTACGACACGGTCTTCTCCAAGCGGATCGACGGCATCTATTGCCGTGTTCTGGACACAGATGCGGCGCGCCAGCAGGCGAAGAAGGGTCTGGACTGGGTATCGGCGTTTTTCAGCTCCCAGGACATCGCCCGGCAGATCAAGGTTCCCTTTTTCAAGCTGTTCCTCGGCGTCCTGGCTTCCGGATACGGCAATGCGAAGCAGCTGGCCTACATGGCCAACGCCTTCCGGTTCTTCAAGGCGGCGACGGAAGACGGCGATGTGGAGAAGGGCATTCTTCCCATCGGCCAGAACACGGGGTTGATTCACGACGAGCCGACCGTGGCGGAACTCTTCGAACGCATGGTCGCGGAAGCGAAGGCTGTGCAGGAAAAGATGGCTCGGCAAGTGGCCTGA